The Vescimonas coprocola genome includes a window with the following:
- a CDS encoding ABC transporter permease translates to MLNTVNLFIALVVAAITYGTPLLFGTLGEVLTEKSGSLNLGVEGIMFMGGAIGLGGVFYYEKAVESPSAFLAVLIGLLCAFIAGGIASLIFSFLTITLRANQNVTGLALTIFGTGVGQYIGEIMRIREGGFVAVGNDLKAVFISSPFPQAMQDIPYVGKILFGNSIFFYLGVVLAIVMHLFLNKSRTGLQLRSVGESPATADAAGINVSRYRYLGAIIGGGISAVGGMVYITTIAGCVWNHEGLSGVGWLAVALVIFCLWRPLSAIWGSVLFGALMILYLRLTIPFIPTQLYKILPYVVTLVVLIIVSLRKKREDQPPTSLGLNYFREDR, encoded by the coding sequence ATGCTGAATACCGTGAATCTGTTCATCGCATTGGTGGTGGCCGCCATCACCTACGGCACGCCTCTGCTGTTCGGTACGCTGGGCGAAGTGCTGACGGAGAAATCCGGCAGCTTGAACCTGGGCGTGGAGGGCATCATGTTCATGGGCGGTGCCATCGGCCTTGGCGGTGTGTTCTACTACGAAAAGGCCGTGGAATCTCCCAGCGCTTTTCTGGCGGTGCTCATCGGTCTGCTGTGTGCCTTCATCGCCGGCGGCATCGCCTCTCTGATCTTCAGCTTCCTGACCATCACCCTCCGGGCCAACCAGAACGTCACCGGTCTGGCGCTGACCATCTTCGGCACCGGCGTGGGCCAGTATATTGGCGAGATCATGCGGATCCGTGAGGGCGGCTTCGTGGCCGTGGGCAACGACCTGAAGGCCGTATTCATCAGCTCCCCCTTCCCTCAGGCCATGCAGGATATCCCCTATGTGGGCAAGATCCTCTTCGGCAACAGCATCTTCTTCTATCTGGGGGTGGTGCTGGCCATCGTCATGCACCTGTTCCTCAACAAGAGCCGCACCGGCCTGCAGCTGCGCTCCGTGGGCGAGTCCCCGGCTACTGCCGATGCCGCCGGCATCAACGTCAGCCGCTATCGCTATCTGGGCGCCATCATCGGCGGCGGCATCTCTGCTGTGGGCGGCATGGTGTACATCACCACCATCGCCGGCTGCGTATGGAACCACGAGGGGCTGTCCGGCGTGGGCTGGCTGGCCGTGGCGCTGGTTATCTTCTGCCTGTGGCGTCCTCTGTCCGCCATTTGGGGCTCCGTGCTGTTCGGCGCTCTGATGATCCTGTACCTGCGTCTGACGATTCCCTTCATCCCCACGCAGCTGTATAAGATCCTGCCCTACGTGGTGACGCTGGTGGTGCTGATCATCGTGTCCCTGCGGAAAAAGCGGGAGGATCAGCCCCCCACCTCTCTGGGCCTGAACTACTTCCGGGAAGACCGGTAA
- a CDS encoding 8-oxoguanine deaminase codes for MASLLIRSIRYLVTCDDKDQLLEDVDLYCEDGFIRQIGPHLDITADRTIDASHMLCYPGLVNTHHHLYQVFSRNLPQVQNMELFDWLKTLYEIWKNLDEDVIRLSSLTGMGELMKHGCTTCFDHHYVFPTHAGDLIGAQFAAADTLGIRMYASRGSMDLSVKDGGLPPDSVVQTVDEIMTDSARLIEKYHDTSYGAMHRIALAPCSPFSVSAELLRQSAILARQYGVRLHTHLCETKDEENFMLQREGIRPLEYMERLGWTGSDVWFAHGIHFNDEELRVLAKTGTGVAHCPISNMKLSSGIARIPEMLELGVPVGLAVDGSASNDGSSLMEELRVAFLLHRLNASRRAPTGYDVLKMATRGSARLLGRDDIGQLAVGKCADLFMIDSRRLELVGSCFDPKSVLGTVGVRGPVDYTVVHGRVTVAQGHLMTVDEERLAQDAETCCRQYLAR; via the coding sequence ATGGCAAGCCTGCTGATCCGCAGCATCCGCTATCTGGTGACCTGCGACGATAAGGACCAACTGCTGGAGGACGTGGACCTCTACTGCGAGGACGGCTTCATCCGTCAGATCGGCCCCCATCTGGACATCACCGCCGACCGAACCATCGACGCCAGCCATATGCTGTGCTATCCCGGTCTGGTGAACACCCACCACCACCTGTATCAGGTGTTCTCCCGCAACCTCCCGCAGGTGCAGAATATGGAGCTGTTCGACTGGCTCAAGACCCTCTATGAGATCTGGAAAAATCTGGACGAGGACGTCATCCGTCTCTCCTCCCTCACCGGCATGGGCGAGCTGATGAAGCACGGCTGCACCACCTGCTTCGACCACCACTATGTGTTCCCCACCCACGCCGGAGACCTGATCGGCGCCCAGTTTGCCGCCGCCGACACGCTGGGTATCCGGATGTATGCCTCCCGTGGCAGCATGGATCTCAGCGTCAAGGACGGCGGCCTACCGCCGGACAGCGTAGTGCAGACGGTGGATGAGATCATGACGGACTCCGCCCGGCTCATCGAGAAGTACCACGACACCTCCTACGGAGCCATGCACCGCATCGCTCTGGCTCCCTGCTCTCCCTTCTCCGTGTCGGCGGAGCTGCTGCGCCAGAGCGCCATTCTGGCCCGCCAATACGGCGTGCGGCTGCACACCCACCTGTGTGAGACCAAGGACGAGGAGAACTTCATGCTCCAGAGGGAGGGCATCCGCCCTCTGGAGTACATGGAGCGTTTGGGCTGGACGGGCAGCGACGTGTGGTTCGCCCACGGCATTCACTTCAACGACGAGGAGCTGCGGGTGCTGGCCAAAACCGGCACCGGCGTGGCCCACTGCCCCATCAGCAACATGAAGCTCTCCTCCGGCATCGCCCGGATCCCGGAGATGCTGGAGCTGGGCGTTCCCGTGGGACTGGCCGTGGACGGCAGCGCCTCCAACGACGGCTCCAGCCTTATGGAGGAGCTGCGGGTGGCCTTCCTGCTCCACCGCCTGAACGCCAGCCGCCGGGCCCCCACCGGCTACGACGTGCTGAAAATGGCCACCCGTGGCAGCGCCCGGCTGCTGGGCCGGGACGATATCGGCCAGCTGGCGGTGGGCAAGTGCGCCGACCTCTTTATGATCGACAGCCGCCGTCTGGAGCTGGTGGGTTCCTGCTTCGACCCCAAGTCTGTGCTGGGTACCGTAGGCGTCCGGGGCCCGGTGGACTACACCGTGGTTCATGGCCGTGTCACCGTGGCCCAGGGCCATCTCATGACGGTGGACGAGGAGCGCCTGGCACAGGATGCCGAGACCTGCTGCCGCCAATATCTGGCCCGCTGA
- a CDS encoding beta/alpha barrel domain-containing protein → MTVKKFVPVYEGELRKHSIQVPRCISECSGIRIFGRRIKSLVFSTDVAIIKNINADAVIAVYPFTPQPAITQAILSVSEVPVFAGVGGGLTNGQRSASIAAYAEHQGAFGLVCNTFITEEAIRAIKETVEIPLVYTVVSEQADVAGKLAAGVDFLNVSGAARTPEIVAHIREQFPEVPIIATGGPTDDTIRATIEAGANAITYTPPTSAELFSESMRKYRGRFA, encoded by the coding sequence ATGACGGTGAAGAAGTTTGTACCGGTTTATGAGGGGGAGCTGCGCAAGCACAGCATTCAGGTTCCCCGCTGCATCAGCGAGTGCAGCGGCATCCGCATTTTCGGGCGGCGCATCAAGTCGCTGGTGTTTTCCACGGATGTGGCCATTATCAAGAACATCAACGCCGACGCCGTCATCGCCGTGTATCCCTTTACGCCCCAGCCGGCTATCACACAGGCCATTCTGTCGGTGTCGGAGGTGCCGGTGTTTGCCGGGGTGGGGGGTGGCCTCACCAATGGGCAGAGGTCGGCCAGCATCGCCGCCTATGCCGAGCATCAGGGGGCCTTTGGGCTGGTGTGCAACACCTTCATCACCGAGGAGGCCATCCGGGCCATCAAAGAGACGGTGGAGATCCCGCTGGTGTACACGGTGGTGTCGGAGCAGGCGGACGTGGCCGGGAAGCTGGCGGCGGGGGTGGATTTCCTCAACGTATCCGGGGCGGCCCGGACGCCGGAGATCGTGGCCCATATCCGGGAGCAGTTCCCGGAGGTGCCTATCATTGCCACCGGCGGGCCGACGGATGACACCATCCGGGCCACCATCGAGGCTGGGGCCAATGCCATCACCTACACGCCGCCCACCAGCGCCGAACTGTTTTCCGAGAGTATGCGGAAATACCGGGGCAGGTTTGCGTAA
- a CDS encoding O-acetyl-ADP-ribose deacetylase, which translates to MNLSIVQGDITQFHADAIVNAANTSLLGGAGVDGAIHRAAGPGLMAECKTLNGCPTGEARITGGYDLPCRYVIHTPGPIWRGGGHGEAAQLASCYRSCLTLALENGCRTVAFPSISTGVYHYPLMQAAHVALKAITDFLRLHPQLSVTMVCHSPQALHAYQVVWNMLYQETKPHED; encoded by the coding sequence ATGAATCTCTCCATCGTGCAGGGTGATATCACCCAATTCCACGCTGATGCTATCGTCAATGCCGCCAACACCTCCCTGCTGGGCGGCGCCGGGGTAGACGGTGCCATCCACCGGGCCGCCGGGCCGGGTCTCATGGCCGAGTGCAAAACGCTGAACGGCTGCCCCACCGGCGAGGCCCGCATCACCGGTGGCTATGACCTGCCCTGCCGGTACGTGATCCACACCCCCGGCCCCATCTGGCGGGGCGGCGGCCACGGCGAGGCCGCCCAACTGGCCTCCTGCTACCGCAGCTGCCTGACGCTGGCACTGGAGAACGGCTGCCGCACGGTGGCCTTCCCTTCCATCAGCACCGGTGTCTACCACTATCCGCTGATGCAGGCGGCTCATGTGGCCCTGAAGGCCATCACGGACTTCCTGCGCCTTCATCCGCAGCTGTCCGTCACCATGGTCTGCCACTCCCCCCAGGCCCTCCACGCCTATCAGGTGGTGTGGAATATGCTCTATCAGGAGACGAAGCCCCATGAGGACTGA
- a CDS encoding DUF362 domain-containing protein, protein MASKVYWADLRADFHENLQQKLTRLMKTAGMGEIDFDRKFVAIKMHFGEPGNLAFLRPNWAKTVADFVKERGGKPFLTDCNTLYVGGRKNGLDHLDTACLNGFNPMTTGCQVIIADGIKGSDEVAVPVVGGRLVKEAKIGRAVMDADVFISLTHFKGHEEAGFGGALKNIGMGCGSRAGKMEQHNAGKPHVNHEHCVGCGMCTRICAHSALSVAERKANIDHSRCVGCGRCIAICPRNAIQIDWDETVTNLNRKIAEYSKAVVDGRPCFHISLVIDVSPNCDCHAENDAAIVPNVGMFASFDPVALDMACVDAVNAQPVMRGSAADGGDVHDHDHFHRIHPETDWMSCLEHAEKIGIGTRAYELIKI, encoded by the coding sequence ATGGCATCAAAAGTTTATTGGGCGGATCTGCGGGCGGATTTCCACGAGAATCTCCAGCAGAAGCTGACCCGCCTCATGAAAACCGCCGGGATGGGCGAAATCGACTTCGACCGGAAGTTCGTGGCCATCAAAATGCACTTTGGTGAACCGGGCAATCTGGCCTTCTTGCGGCCCAACTGGGCCAAGACGGTGGCAGATTTCGTGAAAGAGCGGGGTGGCAAGCCCTTCCTCACCGACTGCAACACCCTGTATGTAGGGGGACGGAAGAACGGGCTGGATCATCTGGATACGGCGTGTCTCAACGGCTTCAATCCCATGACCACGGGATGTCAGGTCATCATCGCAGACGGCATCAAGGGCAGCGACGAGGTGGCTGTGCCGGTGGTGGGCGGCCGGCTGGTGAAGGAGGCCAAGATCGGTCGGGCCGTCATGGATGCCGACGTGTTCATCTCCCTGACCCACTTCAAGGGCCATGAGGAGGCGGGCTTCGGCGGGGCGCTGAAGAACATCGGCATGGGCTGCGGCAGCCGGGCCGGGAAGATGGAGCAGCACAACGCCGGAAAGCCCCATGTGAACCATGAACACTGCGTGGGCTGCGGGATGTGTACCAGGATCTGCGCCCACAGCGCTCTGTCCGTTGCGGAGAGAAAGGCCAACATCGATCACAGCCGCTGCGTGGGCTGCGGCCGCTGCATCGCCATCTGTCCCCGGAACGCCATCCAGATCGACTGGGATGAGACGGTGACGAATCTGAACCGAAAGATCGCAGAGTACTCCAAGGCGGTGGTGGACGGGCGGCCCTGCTTCCATATCTCACTGGTCATCGACGTGTCGCCCAACTGCGACTGTCACGCCGAGAACGACGCCGCCATTGTTCCCAATGTGGGAATGTTCGCCTCCTTCGACCCGGTGGCACTGGATATGGCCTGTGTGGATGCCGTCAACGCTCAGCCGGTGATGCGGGGTTCTGCGGCCGACGGCGGTGACGTCCATGACCACGACCACTTCCATCGCATCCATCCGGAGACGGATTGGATGAGCTGTCTGGAGCACGCCGAGAAGATCGGCATCGGCACCAGAGCGTATGAGCTTATCAAGATCTGA
- a CDS encoding RluA family pseudouridine synthase, whose amino-acid sequence MRLLTHTVTPQEAGLPVRTLLRRQLRISGSFLAKLKWRPGAITLNGIPVIVSTRTEAGDVLAADVSDLPGENPHIRPVAYPLDILWEDEDLLLLNKPAGIAIHPSALTEETVTVAGAVCHYLRTDSFHCVNRLDRGTTGVMAVAKTGYIHRLCMESLHTDSFLREYRGICLGTPQPSSGAIDLPISRDPGSLLRRTVDPMGLPARTLYETLLPGELSLLQLLPQTGRTHQLRLHLSAVGHPLAGDWLYGTEAPTLIPRPALHSYRLRLLHPVTRRWLDVTAPLPEDMRRLLPPDCDPA is encoded by the coding sequence ATGCGTCTCTTGACCCACACCGTTACCCCGCAGGAGGCCGGCCTGCCGGTACGAACCCTGCTGCGCCGGCAGCTCCGTATCTCCGGCAGCTTTCTGGCCAAGCTGAAATGGCGGCCCGGCGCCATCACCCTGAACGGTATCCCCGTCATCGTCTCCACCCGCACAGAGGCCGGCGACGTGCTGGCGGCGGACGTCTCCGACCTGCCGGGAGAAAACCCCCACATCCGCCCCGTGGCCTATCCGCTGGATATTCTGTGGGAGGACGAGGATCTTCTCCTGCTGAATAAGCCCGCCGGCATCGCCATCCATCCCTCCGCCCTGACGGAGGAGACCGTCACCGTAGCCGGTGCCGTGTGCCACTATCTCCGCACCGACAGCTTCCACTGCGTCAACCGTCTGGACCGTGGCACCACCGGCGTCATGGCCGTGGCCAAGACCGGCTACATCCACCGCCTGTGCATGGAGTCGCTGCACACCGATTCCTTCCTCCGGGAGTACCGGGGCATCTGTCTGGGTACGCCCCAGCCCTCCTCCGGTGCCATCGATCTGCCCATCAGCCGGGACCCCGGCTCTCTGCTCCGCCGCACCGTGGACCCTATGGGACTCCCCGCCCGAACCCTCTACGAAACGCTGCTGCCGGGGGAGCTGTCTCTGCTGCAGCTGCTGCCCCAGACGGGCCGCACCCACCAGCTGCGGCTCCACCTCTCCGCTGTGGGCCACCCGCTGGCCGGGGACTGGCTCTACGGCACCGAGGCCCCCACCCTCATCCCCCGTCCGGCGCTGCACTCCTACCGTCTCCGGCTCCTGCACCCCGTGACCCGCCGCTGGCTGGATGTCACCGCCCCGCTGCCGGAGGATATGCGCCGCCTGCTCCCGCCGGACTGCGATCCCGCATAA
- a CDS encoding NAD(P)H-dependent oxidoreductase — protein MALTVLLPENPYSRELLALLTPLLPPDSQIRDPDAGLEGLAGQRLLFALALDESGCSESGYRMLMTLRRSRTLLEGCVAGLVVTGRGELYTKDAARDLVFAANQAGCAFLGRPLVEATGSLRNFRVQAQIGGTDEETAFRAAVSELLERLTAWEGPAPVGRVLALHASQRSTSNTLALWEMVRRSLPPEVQVQEICLRNGTMADCNGCSYTACMHFGEQGGCFYGGPMVEEVYPAVRSCDTLVMVCANYNDALSANLTACVNRLTALFRQTRFYDKRLYGLVVSGYSGGDLLARQLISALNMNKAFYLPPRFCLLETANERGSLVRLPGIREKARCFARQMME, from the coding sequence ATGGCACTGACGGTGCTGCTGCCGGAGAATCCATACAGCCGGGAGCTGTTGGCGCTGCTGACACCGCTGCTGCCGCCGGACAGCCAGATCCGTGACCCGGATGCGGGGCTGGAGGGGCTGGCCGGACAGCGGCTGCTGTTTGCTCTGGCACTGGACGAGAGCGGATGCAGCGAGAGCGGGTATCGGATGCTGATGACCCTGCGGAGGAGCCGGACGCTGCTGGAGGGCTGCGTAGCGGGGCTGGTGGTGACGGGGCGGGGAGAGCTATACACCAAGGACGCCGCCCGTGATCTGGTGTTCGCCGCCAATCAGGCGGGCTGCGCCTTTCTGGGACGCCCGCTGGTGGAGGCCACCGGTTCCCTGCGGAACTTCCGGGTGCAGGCCCAGATCGGCGGCACCGATGAGGAGACGGCCTTCCGGGCCGCCGTATCGGAGCTGCTGGAGCGGCTGACGGCGTGGGAGGGGCCTGCCCCCGTGGGGCGGGTGCTGGCGCTGCACGCCTCCCAGCGCAGCACCTCCAACACGCTGGCGCTGTGGGAGATGGTGCGCCGATCCCTGCCGCCGGAGGTGCAGGTGCAGGAGATCTGCCTGCGGAACGGGACCATGGCCGACTGCAACGGATGCAGCTACACCGCCTGTATGCACTTCGGGGAGCAGGGCGGGTGCTTCTATGGCGGGCCGATGGTGGAGGAGGTGTATCCGGCGGTGCGCTCCTGCGACACGCTGGTGATGGTCTGCGCCAACTATAACGATGCCCTCTCCGCCAATCTCACCGCCTGCGTCAACCGTCTGACGGCCTTGTTCCGCCAGACCCGGTTCTATGACAAGCGGCTTTACGGACTGGTGGTGTCCGGCTACTCCGGCGGCGATCTGCTGGCCCGGCAACTGATCTCGGCGCTGAACATGAATAAGGCCTTCTATCTGCCGCCACGGTTCTGCCTGCTGGAGACAGCCAATGAGCGGGGGAGTCTGGTGCGCCTGCCGGGGATCCGGGAGAAGGCCCGGTGCTTTGCGCGGCAGATGATGGAATAA